A region of Desulfolithobacter dissulfuricans DNA encodes the following proteins:
- a CDS encoding polyketide synthase dehydratase domain-containing protein: MDEGYVEFHEGQSIDDEVSAPFLDFIEELDSNLCVARTVLDVFADHFLQDHILSGKSSLQENMVGLSCVPLMVSLEIMAEACALAAGDVNVQTIENIKSFDWIALDSDEITLEVRAERLKDMPEKFSAVILHNGKPAVSALYSFQVDRLLKPLPILTGTREYRWQPDELYTTGMFHGPTFQSIRRITGWAETGIEAKLGELSLTGFFEPEKIPELILNPVLLDATGQLAAYWTAHREGPAFNSFPSTIDRIELYGKQPTTLDNLTLTGRRSPGSRDGDHLWNFECLDNNGNALFRMSGLSNIFFPVPQRFYEVRKDPLQGRLGRLFTDQQDDIVLWRLDYLPEKFCAQSGRIFLRVLARALLSWEEYDSWLEMTSKPLRRQMEWLFGRICIKEGIIHWLRTHMDLTIFPADLVVLHDEHGAPYVETVVDQGIALPEISLSHDRKMALAAIVPPGRTIGVDFEHLDRPFDLELVSATLRESEQLMLEGLEGEPLREKMFFIWCAREAASKYFKCGLQGNPRQYRVVFDNQWRQAVVHLGDRQVPVNILKKGSCIAAYAIAPPSP; encoded by the coding sequence ATGGACGAGGGGTATGTCGAATTCCATGAAGGACAATCCATTGACGACGAGGTATCCGCTCCCTTTCTTGACTTCATAGAAGAACTTGACAGCAACCTCTGCGTTGCGCGGACAGTACTCGATGTTTTTGCAGACCATTTTCTGCAGGATCATATCCTGTCCGGCAAAAGCTCTCTCCAGGAAAACATGGTTGGCCTCTCGTGCGTCCCCCTGATGGTCAGCCTTGAAATCATGGCCGAGGCCTGCGCACTTGCCGCCGGAGACGTCAATGTCCAGACGATAGAAAACATCAAATCTTTTGACTGGATTGCCCTTGATTCCGATGAAATTACCCTCGAGGTCCGAGCGGAACGGCTCAAGGACATGCCGGAAAAATTCAGTGCGGTTATTCTGCACAACGGCAAACCGGCGGTTTCAGCTCTTTACTCGTTTCAGGTCGACAGACTGCTGAAACCATTACCGATTCTCACCGGAACCCGGGAATACCGATGGCAACCGGACGAACTGTACACCACCGGCATGTTTCACGGGCCAACCTTTCAAAGTATACGCAGGATTACCGGCTGGGCCGAGACCGGAATCGAGGCCAAACTGGGAGAACTGTCCCTGACCGGCTTTTTTGAACCTGAAAAAATACCCGAGCTGATCCTCAACCCTGTGCTGCTGGACGCCACCGGGCAACTTGCCGCCTACTGGACAGCTCACCGCGAGGGCCCGGCATTCAACTCTTTCCCCTCGACCATAGACCGGATTGAGCTCTACGGAAAACAACCCACCACCCTGGACAATCTCACCCTTACCGGCAGGAGATCGCCAGGTTCCCGGGACGGTGATCATCTCTGGAACTTCGAATGTCTTGATAACAACGGAAACGCCCTCTTCCGGATGTCGGGCCTGTCCAACATTTTCTTCCCTGTTCCGCAGAGATTTTATGAAGTGCGCAAGGATCCGTTACAGGGTAGACTGGGCCGCCTCTTTACCGACCAACAGGATGATATTGTCCTGTGGCGACTGGATTATTTACCGGAAAAATTCTGCGCCCAGTCCGGGCGGATTTTTCTTCGCGTTCTCGCCAGAGCCCTGTTGAGTTGGGAAGAGTACGACAGCTGGCTCGAAATGACGTCAAAACCTTTACGCAGACAGATGGAATGGCTCTTTGGGCGCATCTGTATCAAGGAAGGGATCATTCACTGGCTTCGGACTCACATGGACCTGACGATCTTTCCGGCAGACCTCGTTGTGCTGCATGACGAACATGGGGCTCCCTACGTGGAAACGGTCGTGGATCAGGGTATTGCCCTGCCCGAAATATCTCTTTCCCATGACCGGAAGATGGCCCTGGCCGCCATCGTTCCTCCCGGCCGGACCATAGGGGTAGACTTTGAACATCTCGACAGGCCTTTTGATCTGGAACTGGTATCGGCAACCCTGAGAGAGTCGGAGCAGCTGATGCTGGAAGGGCTTGAAGGAGAGCCTCTGCGCGAAAAGATGTTTTTTATCTGGTGTGCCAGAGAGGCTGCTTCGAAATATTTCAAGTGCGGCCTGCAAGGTAACCCCAGACAGTACCGGGTTGTCTTCGACAACCAGTGGCGGCAGGCGGTGGTCCACCTCGGCGACCGACAGGTGCCCGTGAACATACTGAAAAAAGGATCCTGCATCGCAGCGTATGCCATTGCCCCTCCCTCTCCCTGA
- a CDS encoding type I polyketide synthase, with protein MSRDSNRTNGAVAIIGMACIFPQAPDLKSFWNNILRAVNAVDDPVPGWEAQRYIESGRIHTARGGYLKDLYRFDPRPSGIMPRSLDGGEPDQFLALRVAWEALADAGYLGDEHDHSQTGIILGHSTYLHRGQVNMVQHHIVLDQTLELLEAFYPDLTPAQKEKIRKTLEARLPQSNTDIYPGLVPNVMTGRIANRLNLKGPNYLIDAACSSSLLALNAAIEELRSNRSRLMLAGGVNASLPAEVAIIFTELGALSRKGRVCPFAADADGTLLGEGLGIVALKKLEDALEDGDRIYALIRDIGQSSDGRGQGLLAPSVEGETLAIERAYSSCRVDPETVRLIEAHGTGIPLGDRTEIKALGNVFGQRRGQLAHIALGSVKSMISHCIPAAGIAGVIKTALALHHRILPPTICDRVNPELNIETTPFYINTSVRPWISKPELVRRAAVNAFGFGGINTHAVMEEAPAVARRPDTLSRWPWELFVFSAPDRDTLSGKLQDLLEQLDTDTGQEIDSIAATLALEDEAQSYRLGLVASDRQDLSRKIQSALKNLADRRTEESWTLRNSISFGSRPLNGKLAFMFPGEGSQYLEMLADLAIHFDEVREWFDCWSGIYDDGDMSRTDILFPPPGESGEKMRAELEERLHSMDTGSEAVFIGSQALFTLLEHLGVKADMMVGHSTGESSALVASGAIKASSKSTLANLIKELNLVYQEVQAAGDVPTGALLAVGALSRETVLQCLEKAPGDPVIAMDNCASQVILFGDRDTIAAVQEDLVRQGGICILLPFDRGYHTPRFAAVSKAFRKYYDQVQLGAPKIPLYSCATADLFPDDPAAARELAASQWSTTVRFTETVRRMYDAGARCFIEVGPSANLSAFVNDILKGKDAVALPLNIRKKNSLQQFLTVLAFLFANRVDMDLGNLFRSRSTARNPDKEQDSARGMVLDNTMPVIHLDQHDVSILRSTVFAAQPRGDSGDNGIPVPGTAFCAGPAATAAGTPSLPGSAGDWGARPQWTRGMSNSMKDNPLTTRYPLPFLTS; from the coding sequence GTGTCACGAGACAGTAACAGAACAAACGGGGCGGTGGCCATCATCGGCATGGCCTGTATCTTTCCCCAGGCTCCGGACCTCAAGTCCTTCTGGAACAATATCCTCAGGGCTGTCAATGCAGTGGATGATCCGGTCCCGGGATGGGAAGCACAGCGTTATATTGAAAGCGGCCGGATACACACAGCCAGGGGCGGATATCTCAAGGATCTGTACCGTTTTGACCCACGGCCATCCGGAATCATGCCCAGATCCCTGGATGGCGGGGAGCCGGACCAGTTTCTCGCCCTGCGGGTTGCCTGGGAAGCCCTGGCCGATGCCGGATACCTCGGGGACGAGCACGATCATTCCCAGACAGGCATTATTCTTGGTCACAGCACCTATCTGCACCGGGGCCAGGTCAACATGGTCCAGCACCATATCGTCCTGGACCAGACCCTGGAACTGCTTGAAGCATTCTATCCCGATCTCACCCCGGCTCAGAAGGAGAAGATACGGAAAACCCTGGAGGCCAGGCTGCCACAGTCCAACACGGATATCTATCCCGGACTGGTCCCCAATGTGATGACCGGCAGGATAGCCAACAGGCTCAACCTCAAGGGACCCAATTACCTGATTGACGCCGCCTGTTCCTCTTCTCTGCTGGCGCTCAATGCCGCCATCGAAGAGCTTCGGAGCAACCGGAGCCGACTGATGCTTGCCGGCGGAGTAAATGCCTCCCTGCCGGCCGAAGTGGCGATTATCTTCACAGAGCTTGGCGCCCTGAGCCGAAAAGGAAGGGTATGCCCCTTTGCGGCCGATGCCGATGGCACCCTGCTGGGAGAGGGTCTGGGCATTGTCGCGCTGAAAAAGCTCGAAGACGCCCTGGAGGACGGAGACAGAATCTATGCCCTCATCCGGGATATCGGGCAATCCAGTGACGGCCGGGGACAGGGACTGCTGGCTCCGAGTGTCGAGGGCGAAACCCTGGCCATCGAGAGAGCCTACAGTTCGTGCCGGGTCGATCCAGAGACCGTGCGTCTCATCGAGGCCCATGGCACAGGCATTCCCCTGGGGGACAGGACAGAAATCAAAGCACTGGGCAACGTGTTCGGACAACGTCGCGGGCAACTGGCGCACATCGCCCTTGGCTCTGTCAAGTCGATGATCAGTCACTGCATACCGGCAGCAGGCATAGCCGGAGTCATCAAGACGGCCCTGGCCCTGCACCACCGTATTCTGCCGCCGACGATATGCGACAGGGTCAACCCTGAACTCAACATCGAGACCACTCCCTTTTACATCAATACCTCGGTCCGCCCCTGGATATCCAAACCGGAACTCGTCCGCCGGGCCGCTGTCAACGCGTTTGGCTTTGGCGGCATAAACACCCATGCCGTCATGGAAGAAGCCCCTGCCGTCGCCCGGAGACCGGACACGCTTTCCCGGTGGCCCTGGGAGCTTTTTGTATTTTCAGCCCCGGACAGGGATACGCTCTCCGGCAAACTGCAAGACCTTCTGGAACAGCTCGACACAGACACGGGGCAAGAGATCGATTCCATCGCCGCAACCCTGGCTCTCGAGGATGAAGCACAATCATACCGCCTTGGACTTGTGGCTTCCGACAGGCAGGACCTCAGTCGGAAAATCCAAAGTGCGCTGAAAAACCTTGCCGACAGAAGAACAGAGGAAAGCTGGACCCTGCGCAACTCCATATCGTTTGGCTCCAGACCTCTGAACGGCAAACTGGCTTTCATGTTTCCCGGAGAAGGTTCCCAGTACCTCGAAATGCTTGCTGATCTTGCCATTCACTTTGATGAGGTGCGGGAATGGTTTGACTGCTGGAGCGGGATTTACGACGATGGTGACATGTCGCGTACCGACATTCTGTTTCCACCGCCAGGTGAATCGGGCGAAAAAATGCGCGCCGAACTCGAAGAGCGGCTTCATTCCATGGACACTGGTTCCGAAGCAGTGTTCATCGGCAGCCAGGCACTCTTCACCCTCCTTGAACACCTGGGCGTCAAGGCCGACATGATGGTTGGCCACAGTACCGGGGAATCCTCGGCGCTTGTGGCCTCGGGTGCGATCAAGGCCAGCAGTAAATCCACGCTCGCCAACCTCATAAAGGAACTCAACCTTGTATACCAGGAAGTTCAGGCGGCCGGCGATGTTCCCACCGGGGCCCTGCTTGCAGTTGGCGCCCTGTCCAGGGAAACCGTCCTCCAGTGTCTTGAAAAAGCGCCAGGGGACCCGGTTATCGCGATGGATAACTGCGCCAGCCAAGTGATACTCTTCGGAGACCGGGACACCATTGCCGCTGTCCAGGAGGATCTTGTCCGGCAAGGAGGAATATGCATCCTGCTGCCCTTTGACAGGGGGTATCACACTCCCCGTTTTGCGGCTGTTTCCAAGGCGTTCAGGAAATATTACGACCAGGTGCAACTTGGCGCTCCGAAAATTCCCCTTTACTCCTGTGCCACCGCGGACCTGTTTCCCGACGACCCTGCGGCGGCAAGGGAACTGGCCGCAAGCCAGTGGTCCACGACGGTGCGCTTCACGGAAACTGTCCGTAGAATGTATGATGCCGGTGCCAGATGCTTCATCGAGGTGGGACCCTCCGCGAACCTCAGCGCCTTTGTCAACGATATCCTGAAAGGGAAAGACGCGGTTGCCCTGCCCCTCAACATCAGAAAGAAAAACAGCCTCCAGCAGTTTCTCACCGTCCTGGCTTTCCTCTTTGCCAACAGGGTGGACATGGACCTCGGGAACCTGTTCCGGTCCCGGTCAACGGCCCGGAATCCTGACAAGGAACAGGACTCTGCCAGGGGCATGGTGCTGGACAACACCATGCCGGTGATCCACCTGGATCAACATGATGTTTCGATCCTGCGCAGTACTGTTTTCGCTGCGCAACCTCGCGGAGATTCAGGCGACAACGGGATACCGGTCCCAGGTACAGCGTTCTGCGCCGGACCTGCCGCGACTGCGGCCGGCACACCTTCCCTTCCGGGTTCTGCCGGAGATTGGGGAGCACGCCCCCAATGGACGAGGGGTATGTCGAATTCCATGAAGGACAATCCATTGACGACGAGGTATCCGCTCCCTTTCTTGACTTCATAG